AAAATAGCCCCATCTATTGCAGCCGGCTGTCCTTTTATATTAAAACCAAGTGAAAAAACACCTCTATCACCAATAATGCTCTGTGAATTATTCTTAGAGGCAGGAGTGCCAGAAGAAGCAGTATCGGTTATTCCGGGTTTTGCAGATGTAGGGCAGGCAATGACTACCCATCCGGATGTTAGGGTTGTATCTTTTACAGGAAGTTTAAAGGTAGGAGAAATAATAGCAAAACAAGCGGGATTAAAGAAGATAGTTATGGAGCTTGGCTCAAATTCTGCCGTAATTGTAGATGAAACTGCAAATCTTGAAATAGCAGCTAAAAAATCTGTTATAGGTGGATTTGCATTGGCAGGACAGGTTTGTATTTCTGTCCAAAGAGTATTAGTTCATGAGAAAGTTGCAGATAGATTTGAAAAGCTTCTTAAAGAAGAAGCTTCTAAGCTTAAATTCGGAGACCCTATGGAAGAGGATACAGATGTAGGCCCTGTTATATCATTAAATGAAGTAGATAGAATACATACTTGGATACAGGAAGCAGTTTTAAAAGGTGGAAAATTAATCAGTGGTGGCATGTCTTGTGCAGAAGATAAAACCGTTTTTCAACCTACAATTATAACAGATACACCGGAAGAATCAAAATTATTTTATGAAGAAGCATTTGCTCCGGTAGTTGCTGTTAAAAGATTCAAAACCATAGAAGAAGCCATTGAGCTTGTAAATAAAACAAATTATGGTTTGCAAGTTGGAATATTTACAAATGATTTAAAAAATGCATGGAAAGTTATTCAAAATGTGAATGTTGGTGGTGTTATAATAAATGATATTCCTACATTTAGAGCTGACAATATGCCTTATGGTGGTGTTAAAGGTAGTGGTATAGGAAGGGAAGGGCCTAAATTTGCAATTGAAGATTATACAGAAATAAAAGTTGTTGTTTTTGATTTAAATGCATAAAATTTGTGCAAAATAATTATTTAGTTGCATAAAAAATATGCAAAATTGATAAAAATTTTGGTATAAATTTAGATATAAAACAAATAAGTTATTGAAAAAATTAAATTGGCATAAAATTTGTATATTTTATAGAAGGAGGCGTTAAATGAAAAAAATTGAAGCGATTATTAAACCTTTTAAACTTGATGAAGTAAAAGATGCTTTAACCAATATTGGTGTCTATGGTATGACCGTTACAGAAGCAAAAGGATTTGGAAGACAAAAAGGACATACAGAGTTATATAGAGGAGCAGAGTATGTTATTGATTTCTTACCTAAATTAAAAATAGAAATTGTAGTTGATGATGAAATTGTAGAGAAAGTAGTTGAAGCTATCATGCAAGCTGCAAGAACAGGAAGAATAGGTGATGGAAAAATATTTATTATCCCAATAGAAGATGTAATAAGAATAAGAACAGGCGAAAGAGGACCGGAAGCAATTTAAAAATTTTTATATAGGAGGTTTTTTATGACTATGATTCAATGTCAAACACCAGATGATGTAATGCGTGTTATTTCAGAAAAAGGTATTTCTTTTATTGATGTAAAATTTTCTGACCCATTTGGACAGTGGCAACATATTACTATTCCTTCCCATGAGTTTTCCTTAGATAGTTTTGAAGAAGGAATTCCTTTTGATGGTTCATCAATAAGAGGTTGGAAAGGTATTCAAGAATCTGATATGCTTCTTATTCCTGATCCAAAAACAGCATTTATAGACCCATTTATAGAAGAACCTACATTATCTCTTATCTGTGATGTTGTAGACCCTATTACAAAAGAGGCTTACAATAGAGACCCAAGACAGATTGCAAAAAAAGCTCTTGAATATTTAAGAGCATCCGGAATAGGAGATATAGCTTATTTTGGACCGGAAGCTGAATTCTTTATATTTGATGAAATAAGATTTAGCAATGGAGCAAACCATTCTTATTATGAAGTAGATTCTGAAGAAGGTTGGTGGAATACAGGAAGAGAAGAAAATCCAAACCTTGGATATAAAATTCCTTTTAAAAGAGGATATTTCCCTGTATCTCCTTTAGATAAAACTCACCATATCAGAATGGAAATGGTAAAAACCCTTGAAGAAGTTGGCTTAACAGTAGAAAGAGAGCATCATGAAGTTGCTACAGCAGGACAGGGAGAGATAAATTTCAGATTTTCTGACATAGTAGGCAGTGGAGATAATATTCTAAAATACAAATATGTTCTTAGAAATGTTGGTTATAGATATGGAAAATTTGTTACATTTATGCCAAAACCACTTGCAGGTGATAACGGCTCGGGTATGCACGTTCATATGTCTATCTGGAATAAAGGACAAAACTTATTTGCAGGAAATGGCTATGCCGGTTTATCTGATATAGCTTTATATGCTATCGGCGGAATAATAAAACATGCCAAGGCTATAGCAGCATTTTCAAATCCTACAACAAACTCTTATCACAGATTAGTGCCTGGATTTGAAGCTCCTGTTAGACTTGCATATTCTGCAAGAAATAGAAGTGCTGCTATAAGAATTCCGATAGTAGATTCTCCAAAAGCTAAAAGAATAGAAGTAAGATTCCCTGATGCTTCATCTAACCCATATTTAACGTTTACAGCATTACTTATGGCAGCTATAGATGGTATTGAAAACAGAATCCATCCGGGAGAACCTCTTGATAAAGATATCTATTCATTACCACCGGAAGAACTTGCGAATGTTCCACAAACACCAGGTTCTCTCCAAGAAGCAATAGATGCTCTTAAAGCTGATAATGAATTTTTATTAAAAGGTGGAGTAATGGATTTAGATTTCATTAATATGTGGATAGAAACAAAACAAGCAGAACATGACGCTATAAGATTAATTCCTCATCCAAAAGAATTTGAACTTTATTTTGATATCTAATCTCAAAGGGGCAGTTAATCTGCCCTTTTTTTTCTATAATTTTGAAATTAAGCAATTTAAAATCTAATTTTTAGAATTTGTATACTCTGCTGAACTATTTTTTCTAATGTGCTTTTATGTTGCTTATGTCAGTTTTTCTAAAAAATCTTTTGTATTTATCTTTTTTATATCTGGTGAGTAAAAATCATCATCATTAGATAAAATTAAATCGCATTGGTTTTCTTTTGCTAAAACATATTGTAAAGTATCTTCTAAATCTTTAAAGTTTTTATCTTTTTGCATTAATTCTATGGCTTTTTTAGTTTCATAATTTGAAAATGGTATTAAGTATAATAATTCCAAAGTATATGAAAGGTTTTCTAAAGCTTTTTCTTTGTCGTATTTTCTTAACACATAGTAAACTGTTGTTATTAAATCACAACTTGTTAAAAGTTCTACATTATTTTTTTGTAAATGGAAAAAAGCTTCTTTGGAATATTCACTATAAGGTCTGTTATCTAAAAATAGGTCTAAAATGACATTGGCATCTATAAATACTTTTTTACAACTCACTTTCCATTTGCTCCTTAATTTTTTGAATAGTAAGATTTGGGTCTATCTCTTTAAAATACTTTCTATTTTCGACTATTCTTTTTAAAGCTTCTAACTTTTTCTTTTTTTCTATTTCTTTATAAACATTTTCTATAAGTTTTTCTATTAGCTCACTTTGGGATTTATTTTCTATTCTTGCAAGTTCTTTTAGTTTTTCTTCTGCTTC
The DNA window shown above is from Venenivibrio stagnispumantis and carries:
- a CDS encoding aldehyde dehydrogenase family protein, with translation MIKKLMIIGGEFLDKEEKIDVIYPYNLQKIGEVPKGSPEDVEKAIEKAKIGLKKLKELSSYEKYKILSKVAKLLEERKEDFAKAIVLETGKTIREARIEVNRAINTITFSAEEAKRIHGEYIHIDASENGKGKKGFYFREPAGIVSAITPFNFPVNLTAHKIAPSIAAGCPFILKPSEKTPLSPIMLCELFLEAGVPEEAVSVIPGFADVGQAMTTHPDVRVVSFTGSLKVGEIIAKQAGLKKIVMELGSNSAVIVDETANLEIAAKKSVIGGFALAGQVCISVQRVLVHEKVADRFEKLLKEEASKLKFGDPMEEDTDVGPVISLNEVDRIHTWIQEAVLKGGKLISGGMSCAEDKTVFQPTIITDTPEESKLFYEEAFAPVVAVKRFKTIEEAIELVNKTNYGLQVGIFTNDLKNAWKVIQNVNVGGVIINDIPTFRADNMPYGGVKGSGIGREGPKFAIEDYTEIKVVVFDLNA
- a CDS encoding P-II family nitrogen regulator — its product is MKKIEAIIKPFKLDEVKDALTNIGVYGMTVTEAKGFGRQKGHTELYRGAEYVIDFLPKLKIEIVVDDEIVEKVVEAIMQAARTGRIGDGKIFIIPIEDVIRIRTGERGPEAI
- the glnA gene encoding type I glutamate--ammonia ligase → MTMIQCQTPDDVMRVISEKGISFIDVKFSDPFGQWQHITIPSHEFSLDSFEEGIPFDGSSIRGWKGIQESDMLLIPDPKTAFIDPFIEEPTLSLICDVVDPITKEAYNRDPRQIAKKALEYLRASGIGDIAYFGPEAEFFIFDEIRFSNGANHSYYEVDSEEGWWNTGREENPNLGYKIPFKRGYFPVSPLDKTHHIRMEMVKTLEEVGLTVEREHHEVATAGQGEINFRFSDIVGSGDNILKYKYVLRNVGYRYGKFVTFMPKPLAGDNGSGMHVHMSIWNKGQNLFAGNGYAGLSDIALYAIGGIIKHAKAIAAFSNPTTNSYHRLVPGFEAPVRLAYSARNRSAAIRIPIVDSPKAKRIEVRFPDASSNPYLTFTALLMAAIDGIENRIHPGEPLDKDIYSLPPEELANVPQTPGSLQEAIDALKADNEFLLKGGVMDLDFINMWIETKQAEHDAIRLIPHPKEFELYFDI
- a CDS encoding type II toxin-antitoxin system VapC family toxin; translation: MSCKKVFIDANVILDLFLDNRPYSEYSKEAFFHLQKNNVELLTSCDLITTVYYVLRKYDKEKALENLSYTLELLYLIPFSNYETKKAIELMQKDKNFKDLEDTLQYVLAKENQCDLILSNDDDFYSPDIKKINTKDFLEKLT
- a CDS encoding ribbon-helix-helix protein, CopG family, which encodes MKLKNQKTNKVRKNITLSKEAEEKLKELARIENKSQSELIEKLIENVYKEIEKKKKLEALKRIVENRKYFKEIDPNLTIQKIKEQMESEL